In Streptomyces sp. NBC_00448, the following are encoded in one genomic region:
- a CDS encoding carbohydrate ABC transporter permease encodes MWPYLLVSPTVVGAAFLLVYPVVRNTVMSFQHYRLAELINGGASFVGVANYREALTDPEFWTVVRRTVWWTALNVVLIMLIGTLVALLLVRLGRRLRLPVMSSLVLAWATPVIAATTVFQWLFQSRFGVVNWALVKLGFTSYRDYTWFAHGGATFAILVTLVVWQSVPFAALTLYGGLTTIPAELYESARIDGAGPWQTFRLVTVPMLRPLFALVTSLEVIWCFKCFTQIWVIGQGGPDGATTTLPVYAFQIAQSFHKYDLGSAVSTLTVLILLAALVFNLRRMFRQEGKEGTA; translated from the coding sequence ATGTCCTTCCAGCACTACCGGCTGGCCGAACTCATCAACGGCGGGGCCTCGTTCGTCGGCGTGGCCAACTACCGCGAGGCGCTGACCGATCCGGAGTTCTGGACGGTGGTGCGCCGCACCGTGTGGTGGACGGCGCTCAACGTCGTGCTGATCATGCTGATCGGGACGCTGGTCGCGCTGCTGCTGGTCCGGCTCGGCCGACGGCTGCGGCTGCCGGTGATGAGCTCGCTGGTGCTGGCCTGGGCCACCCCGGTGATCGCCGCCACCACGGTCTTCCAGTGGCTCTTCCAGTCCCGGTTCGGAGTGGTCAACTGGGCACTGGTAAAGCTGGGTTTCACCTCCTACCGCGACTACACCTGGTTCGCGCACGGCGGCGCCACCTTCGCGATCCTGGTCACCCTGGTGGTGTGGCAGTCGGTGCCGTTCGCCGCGCTGACCCTCTACGGCGGACTGACCACGATCCCGGCCGAGTTGTACGAATCGGCGCGGATCGACGGCGCCGGGCCCTGGCAGACCTTCCGGTTGGTCACCGTCCCGATGCTGCGGCCGCTGTTCGCCCTGGTCACCTCGCTCGAAGTGATCTGGTGCTTCAAGTGCTTCACCCAGATCTGGGTGATCGGCCAGGGCGGCCCGGACGGCGCCACCACCACCCTGCCGGTGTACGCGTTCCAGATCGCGCAGTCCTTCCACAAGTACGACCTCGGGTCGGCGGTCTCCACGCTGACCGTGCTGATCCTGCTCGCCGCGCTGGTGTTCAACCTGCGCCGGATGTTCCGCCAGGAAGGAAAGGAGGGCACCGCATGA
- a CDS encoding carbohydrate ABC transporter permease has translation MTAVRRGLRRLPLNAAALLVLVLSAFPVYWMAVTAFEPTADIEGADPTFLPLHPTLAHFRTAVRADGFAGYWRNSLVVTLGAVLMALVVALLAAFAVARMRWRGRRAFLLLVFTAQMAPWEALLIPMYIIARDTDMLDRLSMLTLVYFMTTLPFTIVTLRGFLAAIPAELEEAAQVDGCTRPQAFRRVTFPLLAPGLLSTSLFGFITAWNEFAFANTLIIKNQSARTLPVWLSSFSNVFGTDWGATMAASCLFMLPVLAVFLLLQNRVTTGMTAGAVKG, from the coding sequence ATGACCGCCGTCCGCCGCGGGCTGCGCCGGCTGCCGCTCAACGCCGCCGCCCTGCTGGTCCTGGTGCTGTCCGCGTTCCCCGTCTACTGGATGGCGGTCACCGCGTTCGAGCCGACCGCCGACATCGAGGGCGCCGACCCGACGTTTCTCCCGCTGCACCCCACCCTCGCGCACTTCCGCACCGCGGTACGCGCCGACGGCTTCGCCGGATACTGGCGCAACAGCCTCGTCGTCACGCTCGGCGCGGTGCTGATGGCACTGGTGGTGGCGCTGCTCGCGGCCTTCGCGGTGGCGCGGATGCGCTGGCGCGGCCGGCGGGCGTTCCTGCTGCTGGTGTTCACCGCGCAGATGGCGCCCTGGGAGGCGCTGCTGATCCCGATGTACATCATCGCGCGGGACACCGACATGCTCGACCGGCTGTCGATGCTCACCCTCGTCTACTTCATGACGACGCTGCCGTTCACGATCGTGACGCTGCGCGGCTTCCTCGCCGCGATCCCGGCGGAGTTGGAGGAGGCCGCCCAGGTCGACGGCTGCACCCGGCCGCAGGCGTTCCGCCGGGTGACCTTCCCGCTGCTGGCGCCGGGGCTGCTGTCGACGTCCCTGTTCGGATTCATCACCGCCTGGAACGAGTTCGCGTTCGCCAACACGCTGATCATCAAGAACCAGAGCGCCCGCACCCTGCCGGTGTGGCTGTCGTCCTTCAGCAACGTCTTCGGCACCGACTGGGGCGCCACGATGGCCGCGTCGTGCCTGTTCATGCTGCCGGTCCTGGCGGTGTTCCTGCTGCTCCAGAACCGGGTCACCACCGGGATGACCGCCGGAGCCGTCAAGGGCTGA